One genomic region from Thunnus maccoyii chromosome 16, fThuMac1.1, whole genome shotgun sequence encodes:
- the wdr25 gene encoding WD repeat-containing protein 25 isoform X4, whose product MSSLVAYEDSESEDDSLDQKEGGGSASVHTGSCKQAKDNQEVRGCNFFEVTPSPHNYTADPDRTMLKYHENVPERNSSSLLPQSCFDREMKYCSSGAAQDKHFRETAAPLCLPGTQGKLSELQTPPHMAQSFGDGSNTTKRPHTVPSGVRPYIPKRQRLVTSVEKAGTKYPTEQVPGSQTRDSQILLDVSTKVKPYLAHKPGAAGIPRRLLMSLGGHQGPVNTVQWCPVPHLSHLLLSASMDKTFKENNYLARQLDYIHLVRLQVMRLCPNHR is encoded by the exons ATGTCTTCACTAGTGGCCTATGAGGATTCTGAGTCTGAGGATGATTCTTTGGATcaaaaggagggaggaggatcAGCTTCTGTCCATACTGGGTCTTGCAAACAGGCAAAAGACAACCAAGAAGTCAGGGGATGTAATTTTTTTGAGGTAACACCCAGCCCTCACAACTACACAGCTGACCCTGACAGGACAATGTTGAAATATCATGAAAACGTCCCAGAAAGAAACAGTTCATCACTACTGCCGCAGAGCTGCTTTGACAGGGAAATGAAATATTGTAGTAGTGGTGCAGCTCAAGATAAACATTTTAGAGAAACTGCCGCTCCTCTGTGTTTACCTGGTACTCAGGGGAAGCTCTCAGAACTGCAGACTCCTCCTCACATGGCACAAAGCTTCGGCGATGGGTCGAACACAACAAAAAGACCTCACACTGTCCCATCTGGTGTCAGACCATACATTCCGAAGAGACAGAGACTTGTCACTTCAGTAGAAAAAGCGGGCACAAAGTATCCAACAGAGCAAGTCCCAGGGAGTCAGACCAGGGACAGCCAAATTCTCTTAGACGTGTCGACGAAAGTGAAGCCATATCTTGCTCACAAGCCTGGAGCTGCAGGGATACCGAGGAGGCTTCTAATGAGTCTGGGAGGCCACCAGGGCCCGGTAAACACAGTGCAATGGTGTCCAGTACCTCATCTCAGtcatctgctgctgtctgcctCCATGGACAAGACTTTCAAG GAAAACaattaccttgcgaggcagctggattacATCCATCTTGTCAgacttcaagttatgcgcttgtgtccgaaccaccggtAG